A DNA window from Allokutzneria albata contains the following coding sequences:
- a CDS encoding isoprenoid biosynthesis enzyme family protein gives MSATGTRKIPFGPTGLGTSAARPRPQSTPTGDHRAMLAEVARAGYPQQIQRLTEGFSPGVDEGDVESEARALVAELQELGVECDQRLARYLCTFRRLVLPVEDDALGLDLSRTYLYPTIIDDACGRRHSEVFRTLGTGMMKGIVTPARHRAAADSSLTPNSAAVDYMFNRIAEHCDADFLSTHKAFFYQSFIGIMFESQYAADASDQIDTEYVRNRTGFCEYYFSSLALAYDCLDFTGNLAFWGAALGRMVDYLNDLNDLISCYKEFLEGDFPANTVFRRAAHRGTSFLDAYAWTFDRGMSAYRRILELANPEQRPHVERYLKGYIHWHLTCGRYRWEEFSRLATT, from the coding sequence ATGTCTGCGACCGGAACACGGAAAATCCCGTTCGGCCCCACCGGCCTGGGGACCTCGGCGGCGCGCCCGCGACCGCAGAGCACGCCCACCGGGGACCACCGGGCAATGTTGGCCGAGGTAGCGCGGGCCGGATATCCGCAGCAGATCCAACGACTCACCGAAGGGTTCTCCCCCGGTGTCGACGAGGGCGACGTCGAATCGGAGGCGCGGGCACTCGTGGCGGAACTCCAGGAACTGGGCGTGGAATGCGACCAGCGCCTGGCGCGGTATCTCTGCACCTTCCGCCGCCTCGTGCTGCCGGTCGAGGACGACGCGTTGGGCCTGGACCTGAGCCGGACCTACCTGTATCCGACGATCATCGACGACGCTTGCGGTCGCAGGCATTCAGAGGTGTTCCGGACGCTGGGCACGGGCATGATGAAGGGCATCGTGACGCCGGCGCGGCACCGCGCGGCGGCGGACTCGTCGCTCACCCCGAACTCGGCGGCCGTGGACTACATGTTCAACCGGATCGCCGAGCACTGCGACGCGGACTTCCTGAGCACGCACAAGGCGTTCTTCTACCAGTCGTTCATTGGCATCATGTTCGAGTCGCAGTACGCGGCGGACGCGTCCGACCAGATCGACACCGAGTACGTGCGGAACCGGACCGGGTTCTGCGAGTACTACTTCAGCTCGCTGGCGCTGGCTTACGACTGCCTGGACTTCACCGGCAATCTGGCGTTCTGGGGCGCCGCGCTCGGCCGCATGGTGGACTACCTCAACGATCTCAACGACCTGATCTCCTGCTACAAGGAATTCCTCGAAGGGGATTTCCCGGCCAACACCGTGTTCCGCCGGGCGGCACATCGGGGAACGTCTTTCCTGGATGCCTACGCCTGGACGTTCGACCGGGGAATGTCCGCCTACCGACGAATTCTCGAACTGGCGAACCCGGAACAACGGCCGCACGTGGAGCGTTACCTCAAGGGATACATCCACTGGCACCTGACGTGCGGCCGATACCGGTGGGAAGAGTTCTCGCGGCTGGCCACCACCTAG
- a CDS encoding sensor domain-containing protein, whose translation MSNNARGMLVRRAAAFAAVLTLTLTGAAEARPAEAPLPPSVVLTAGELPAVGTPWNEVRARPRTGPHWSRQAPPCWPGVTHPFGESDGYDGASSAKKGEGNLGHTLDNTVLRFPYRARADAVLAEWRQRIATCEIPVDPHGGSLYIKNVRKVGTVSGVDVWGYDFGASGYQFSPNTNYLQFFVVQRENVLSFVALVDHVTIEPHPLVTTEATIAAVQRRLAALS comes from the coding sequence ATGTCGAACAATGCCAGAGGAATGCTCGTCCGGCGGGCGGCCGCGTTCGCGGCGGTGCTGACCCTGACCCTGACGGGCGCGGCGGAGGCGAGGCCCGCCGAGGCGCCATTGCCGCCGTCCGTGGTGCTCACCGCCGGCGAACTGCCCGCGGTCGGCACTCCCTGGAACGAGGTCCGGGCCCGCCCGAGGACCGGGCCGCACTGGTCCCGGCAGGCGCCGCCCTGCTGGCCGGGGGTGACGCACCCCTTCGGTGAGAGCGACGGCTACGACGGGGCCAGCAGCGCGAAGAAGGGCGAAGGCAACCTCGGCCACACCCTCGACAACACCGTGCTGCGCTTCCCGTACCGAGCGCGCGCCGACGCCGTGCTCGCCGAGTGGCGGCAGAGGATCGCAACCTGCGAGATCCCCGTCGATCCGCACGGGGGCAGCCTCTACATCAAGAACGTCCGGAAGGTCGGCACCGTGTCCGGGGTCGACGTGTGGGGCTACGACTTCGGCGCCTCCGGCTACCAGTTCTCACCGAACACCAACTACCTGCAGTTCTTCGTCGTGCAGCGGGAGAACGTGCTGAGCTTCGTCGCGCTCGTCGACCACGTGACGATCGAGCCGCACCCGCTCGTCACGACCGAGGCGACCATCGCCGCGGTGCAGCGGCGGCTGGCCGCGCTCAGCTAG
- a CDS encoding class I SAM-dependent DNA methyltransferase — MPDPTIYSEHATTYATFSERNAPNAHYDRPAILRLAGDVSGKRVLELGCAAGVLTEQLVARGADVLALDREPRMVEIARQRLGDRARVETADLEQPLALVPTGGIDLVVASLVLHYVEDWTPLFAELSRCLAPGGAFVFSIHHPVTGWMLSDQSDYHRVELVSETWDWDGSRVTAQMYRRPFSAIFAELSRAGFTVEVVDEPRPEPGPDVHPRMFEVLNTKPVFLYVRAVLAS; from the coding sequence GTGCCTGATCCGACGATCTACAGCGAACACGCCACGACCTACGCGACCTTTTCCGAGCGCAACGCCCCTAACGCGCACTACGACCGGCCCGCGATCCTGCGGCTGGCAGGCGATGTCTCCGGCAAGCGCGTCCTGGAACTCGGCTGCGCTGCCGGGGTGCTCACCGAACAGCTCGTCGCCCGGGGAGCCGACGTGCTCGCCCTCGACCGCGAACCCCGGATGGTCGAGATCGCACGGCAGCGGCTGGGCGATCGCGCCCGCGTCGAAACGGCCGATCTGGAACAACCGCTGGCCCTCGTGCCGACCGGCGGCATCGACCTGGTCGTGGCATCGCTGGTGCTGCACTACGTCGAGGACTGGACGCCCTTGTTCGCCGAGCTGAGCCGGTGCCTGGCTCCCGGTGGGGCCTTCGTCTTCTCCATCCACCACCCGGTCACCGGCTGGATGCTGTCCGACCAGAGCGACTACCACCGGGTCGAGTTGGTCAGCGAGACCTGGGACTGGGACGGCAGCCGGGTCACCGCGCAGATGTACCGGCGCCCGTTCTCCGCGATCTTCGCCGAGCTGAGCCGGGCCGGGTTCACCGTGGAGGTCGTCGACGAACCGCGGCCCGAGCCCGGCCCGGACGTGCACCCCCGGATGTTCGAGGTGCTCAACACCAAACCGGTGTTCCTCTACGTCCGAGCCGTGCTCGCTAGCTGA
- a CDS encoding YybH family protein → MTTDHDVLRQHIAEWVELFNRGDAAAVDEFYADDGLLVPVPGHPVSGPARTAATQYLMDRGARMSAEVRRCYVAGDIALLIVDWALEGIGMVGTATDVLRREADGRWRYVIDNPAGVG, encoded by the coding sequence ATGACGACTGATCATGACGTTCTGCGACAGCACATCGCCGAGTGGGTCGAGCTGTTCAACCGGGGAGACGCCGCCGCCGTCGACGAGTTCTACGCCGACGACGGCCTGCTGGTACCGGTGCCCGGTCATCCCGTTTCCGGTCCCGCGCGCACCGCCGCGACGCAGTACCTGATGGATCGCGGCGCGCGCATGTCCGCCGAGGTCCGGCGCTGCTACGTGGCGGGCGATATCGCGCTGCTCATCGTGGATTGGGCGCTGGAGGGCATCGGCATGGTGGGGACCGCGACCGATGTCCTGCGGCGCGAGGCGGACGGGCGGTGGCGCTACGTCATCGACAACCCGGCGGGCGTCGGCTGA
- a CDS encoding S1 family peptidase produces the protein MKPTTALRCAGTALLAITSAAALTMPATASPVASPQMLTAMQRDLGLTAEQANARAANEMKAAEVDAQLRGLLGASYAGSHFANGNPELIVSVTDASRVGTIRAAGVEARVVARSSAQLDAIMSTLDAADKQAKGVSGWFVDTVNNRVVVTARTVADGERFIKASGADPAAVAVEQSDVEMRTLHDTRGGDAYHLMFGLARCSIGFSVQGGFVTAGHCGPAGEATWGHNMVASGTVRGSSFPGNDYGWVGTNSNWVSRGVVNRYNGGTVAVKGSTEAAVGASVCRSGSTTGWRCGVIQAKNQTVVYQQGTVKGMTKTNACAEGGDSGGSWLAGNQAQGVTSGGSVEGCKAPATTFFFPVNPILKAYGLRLVTS, from the coding sequence ATGAAGCCGACAACCGCGCTCCGCTGTGCCGGAACCGCGCTCTTGGCGATCACGTCCGCGGCGGCCCTCACCATGCCCGCCACGGCCTCGCCCGTCGCCTCCCCGCAGATGCTCACCGCGATGCAACGCGACCTCGGCCTCACCGCCGAGCAGGCCAACGCCAGGGCCGCGAACGAGATGAAGGCGGCCGAGGTCGACGCGCAGCTGCGCGGCCTGCTCGGCGCCAGCTACGCGGGTTCGCACTTCGCCAACGGCAACCCCGAGCTCATCGTGTCGGTGACCGACGCGAGCAGGGTCGGCACGATCCGCGCCGCCGGCGTCGAGGCCAGGGTGGTCGCGCGCAGCTCGGCGCAGCTCGACGCGATCATGTCCACTTTGGACGCCGCGGACAAGCAGGCGAAGGGGGTCAGCGGCTGGTTCGTCGACACGGTCAACAACCGGGTCGTGGTGACCGCCAGGACCGTCGCGGACGGCGAGCGGTTCATCAAGGCCAGCGGCGCCGACCCGGCCGCGGTCGCGGTCGAGCAGAGCGACGTCGAGATGCGGACCCTCCACGACACCCGGGGCGGCGACGCCTACCACCTGATGTTCGGCCTGGCGCGGTGCTCGATCGGGTTCTCCGTCCAGGGCGGCTTCGTCACCGCCGGGCACTGCGGTCCCGCCGGTGAGGCGACCTGGGGTCACAACATGGTCGCGTCGGGCACGGTCCGCGGGTCGAGCTTCCCGGGCAACGACTACGGCTGGGTCGGCACGAACTCGAACTGGGTCTCGCGCGGCGTGGTGAACCGCTACAACGGCGGCACGGTCGCCGTGAAGGGCTCCACCGAGGCGGCTGTGGGCGCGTCGGTCTGCCGCTCCGGTTCCACCACGGGCTGGCGCTGCGGCGTCATCCAGGCGAAGAACCAGACGGTGGTCTACCAGCAGGGCACGGTCAAGGGCATGACCAAGACCAACGCCTGCGCCGAGGGCGGCGACTCCGGTGGCTCCTGGCTCGCGGGCAACCAGGCCCAGGGCGTGACCTCCGGTGGCTCCGTCGAGGGCTGCAAGGCTCCGGCGACGACCTTCTTCTTCCCGGTCAACCCGATCCTCAAGGCGTACGGCCTGCGGCTGGTCACCAGCTGA
- a CDS encoding single stranded DNA-binding domain-containing protein, with the protein MFAVLARLSATVALIALFAVPASASAAQPIADARALPLGTTVTVEGTATTPSGAFESSFYDKGFALQDRSAGIYVKTASDLGVRPGRRARVTGVLTDSSGLLTIVPSANGVALGRWGAPVLPEPVRTAAVGESTEGRLVQAIAKITKPVENDLPYGHKVYVDDGSGEVVVFVNTRTGIGVGRLAVGDWVRVVGFSSQYSDHYEIDPRFSRDVGVVGGF; encoded by the coding sequence ATGTTCGCTGTCCTGGCCCGCCTGTCGGCCACCGTGGCGCTGATCGCGCTCTTCGCTGTTCCGGCCTCCGCCTCCGCGGCGCAGCCCATCGCCGATGCCCGCGCGCTGCCGCTCGGAACGACCGTGACCGTCGAGGGCACCGCGACCACGCCGAGCGGAGCTTTCGAATCGAGCTTCTACGACAAGGGGTTCGCGCTGCAGGACCGCAGCGCGGGGATCTACGTCAAGACGGCGTCCGACCTCGGCGTCCGCCCCGGCCGCCGAGCGCGGGTGACCGGCGTGCTCACCGACAGCTCGGGCCTGCTCACGATCGTCCCGTCCGCGAACGGCGTCGCGCTCGGCCGATGGGGAGCTCCCGTGCTCCCCGAGCCCGTCCGCACCGCTGCCGTCGGCGAGTCCACCGAAGGCCGCCTCGTGCAGGCGATCGCGAAGATCACCAAGCCGGTGGAGAACGATTTGCCCTACGGGCACAAGGTGTACGTCGACGACGGGTCGGGTGAGGTGGTCGTCTTCGTCAACACGCGGACCGGGATCGGGGTCGGTCGGCTCGCGGTCGGGGACTGGGTGCGCGTGGTGGGGTTCAGCAGTCAGTACTCGGATCACTACGAGATCGATCCGCGGTTTTCTCGGGATGTTGGTGTGGTGGGGGGCTTTTAG